Part of the Tenebrio molitor chromosome 4, icTenMoli1.1, whole genome shotgun sequence genome, ACATGCAAACTATAATTACCCCTAACAATAGTAGAAACActacattttccattttcggAACTGCAAGTTGTGCATTCAGatttacaatcatttatacaGTCTAAACCCCACTTTCCTTCTTCGCATTCTAAAAGAAATGAATGTTATATTCTGAGTGTTTATTATTCTTTGTAATTGCTAATTGCTAATGTTAACTTACTTTTTGAACAATGAATTTTATTTGCGTCGGATAAAGTCGACCCCCAAGCGCATCTGCACTTCGTTCCGTGGCAGATTCTGTGTTTTTCGCAGAATTTGTGCTTTCTACCCAGAATATTTTCACACTTTACTTCACAAATTTCTCCTAGTTTTCCAGGATCACAATGAAAGCTGTCGGTATTAgttgaaagaaaattttcttctGTAAGTCGGTCGTTTAAAACTTGACAAGTGTAGTTATTTTGGTTTACTTCGGAGATACTTTTCTTGTAAATTACTatgtacaaattaaaaatgattattatttgtggaaatttaattattaaaaattatacctACATCTGTTGTCTATAATAACAGGACATTCTCTTATGTCAATTCCCCATTCACCAGAAGTAGTACCGTCGATCGTTTCTTTAATTAAAgtgattttcatttttcttttaattttgatttcaagTTTGTCAACttgccaaaaattaaaaattgtttctaaACTATCGTCTGATTTATAACGACGGTTAAATTCGGGAAtaatcaaaatacaatttttgcaTAATGTCACATAAAGCATGACACAAGCTTTTCCAGGTGCAGGAACCGTAAAAGTAGTAGCTCTAGTTGTAACCTCATTTGACCACATAAAATTATCTGAAAATTAGAgtataaatttgtatttgaaAGAATTTGAATACTTACATTTGTGCATTTTccaataagtttcatttttacttttaaaaacaaattgctTTGACTTGAATCCCGTTATAGTCACGACAATaatatcattttccaaaacaaTTGTGTTACCATTGTGGAAGAGAACTGTAAGATGCGTCCATCCTTTCTTTGTTCTGTTGAATTGTATATAATCGATGTTCGTGCCGTCATTTAAGTACAACTCGATGTCATACGGCCCATAGGCTGATAGTGAGATggaattttcataaaaaaattggagataATTGGTTTTTAGTGTTTCAAAATCTATAATAtataactttattaaaaattatttttcaagatAATTGCATTATTGTAAGTGTTCTTCAGCTTTAACACACCTAAATggaattcagaaataaacatAATATTCGCTCACCTTCCCATCTTTTATCAGTTATAGCAGTGTGGGTAAGATTGTTTGCGTTCTGCATCTTCCAGTTGCTTTTAGTCCAAAAGTCCGTTTCCAAGAATATATTCCTTTCTTTGGCTGTTTCAATGATTGGGGGAGAGAGATAGAGAGGTAGCTGTGTATGGTCCGTTACGCAATGAATGTCCTTTTCACTTTGCAATGTTATAATCTCCCCAAATACGTATTTTTCCGTCAGACAAAAAATCAGTgtcataaaaaatgtcatcaTCAACTGAAACAAGTACTGTATTTAATTTCACGGTACTGTTAGTTGgaagtaacaaaaataaactacaatggccggcaaaaaaactagccatcacttttctttcacgtcaaaatccaaatgtataattaatgcttttttgtaatttacctCCATTTTGGTTCtttaatagacatattaacgaacgcgacgtcatcatctgggatgtccttagaGCCATTAtatcacggaacattttacgaaaatttttaggtaggcgaagcttgatccgtcatgcgtgtcagtttaaattacaaaatgtgcaaagaattatttatcaggatttatcaggcaacaaattcgcgaccatatttttggcaatttcacgtatttcagcgggcgtacatgaaagattatcttccagtttcgtgttttgtgatattttggataaaacaaaaggcgactttgaagacttgatcaaaagAAAGGATATATAGAACGATAATAAGGCCGGTAGTTATCTATGGTAGTGAAGCGTGGAAACTCAACAAGGAAAAACAATCACTAGAAATATTCGAAAGGAAAGTACTTACTTAGGAAAATATACGGAGGGAAAAAGATAGGAGAAATATGGGAAAGAAGAacaaacaaagaaatattGGAACTTTATGGCGAACCGTCCATAAGTAGTGTAGCAAGGGTGCAAAGGCTGAGGTGGTTAGGTCATGTTGCAAGATTAAACGATGACATACCGACCAAACAAGCTTTGATGAGGGGAATTACTGGAAGGAGAAAAAAGGGCAGACCGAGTTCACAGTGGACACAAATGGTGGAAGGAGACATGAAGGAAGTGGGAACGGTGAACTGGAGAGGACAAACAGGAAATAGAGCAGAGTGGAGAAGAAAATGCAATCAAGCCATGAGCCTACTTGGCTCGCAGGTTTAGGTAATACGCAGgcctatcagaaagagaagaaaaaagtgggggttgtcatttaaaaaaattggtgatgacgtcatagctcaaaaatggatgacgtcatgagcaagtgaagtaacttaaaataagtattacgagaaataaaaattgacctgtttcagcgttttcgactAATGTCatcggttttaaaattattgaatttattccataagtaatttccacactgtatatgtataataatgaaaatgtttcgcccttggaaaataattcattactACTTACATCTTTGTGCAAAGCATGACGTCATGACTCGTATGTCGACGGCGCCGGCGGTTCTTTTTGATTCGtttttatatcatttttttctctcgtGATATGCGAATTTCCACCGCTTCACGGGATTTTATATTTGTGCACTGTACTGTACCTGTATGTATACGAACTCACCTTTCCAGCGGccataatttgatattttggTTAAAACTTCAAAACCgacaactaaaattaatttttaatgaccACATCACCGCCAATAGTTaataatacacaaaaaatgtattacattAAACTGCCCTTTCCAAAAAACTGATTAAACGATTAAATTCTAAAGATAACAACACGTGTTTTGTTAATTATAGAAGTTTgataagtaataaaaaattgtgcaaTATTTTGTCATATACTTaaactgattcacataacttttcGACCTTTAAAAACGCCTCTAATACGTTATTCAGTTATAACTTGATACCTTTATTTACTATGAAATCTCCTGGCATTATTGACAAtcacttgaaattttttttttatcattctgaaatattttttgttagttaAAATGTGTTCCAATCCAATAACGAAATGATCGATATGATATTGATATATGAGtcgtttcttaaataaaaaaaatattgtcgattactgtcatttacaaattattataaGTAATTGAGACTTTTTTGAGTGATgtccaaaccatacaaaagttttaaattactcATGTTTTTGaatcaagttatgaatgaaaaacgtattactggctgcatttaaattcATCAAGGTCGGAAATTTATGTTAA contains:
- the LOC138127517 gene encoding uncharacterized protein isoform X1; this translates as MAAGKLMMTFFMTLIFCLTEKYVFGEIITLQSEKDIHCVTDHTQLPLYLSPPIIETAKERNIFLETDFWTKSNWKMQNANNLTHTAITDKRWEDFETLKTNYLQFFYENSISLSAYGPYDIELYLNDGTNIDYIQFNRTKKGWTHLTVLFHNGNTIVLENDIIVVTITGFKSKQFVFKSKNETYWKMHKYNFMWSNEVTTRATTFTVPAPGKACVMLYVTLCKNCILIIPEFNRRYKSDDSLETIFNFWQVDKLEIKIKRKMKITLIKETIDGTTSGEWGIDIRECPVIIDNRLIYKKSISEVNQNNYTCQVLNDRLTEENFLSTNTDSFHCDPGKLGEICEVKCENILGRKHKFCEKHRICHGTKCRCAWGSTLSDANKIHCSKKCEEGKWGLDCINDCKSECTTCSSENGKCSVSTIVRGILPKVVVFLVILMILVISYLLFKKRFQLHENRQNYVHQNHEETPIITNN
- the LOC138127517 gene encoding uncharacterized protein isoform X2, which translates into the protein MELMMTFFMTLIFCLTEKYVFGEIITLQSEKDIHCVTDHTQLPLYLSPPIIETAKERNIFLETDFWTKSNWKMQNANNLTHTAITDKRWEDFETLKTNYLQFFYENSISLSAYGPYDIELYLNDGTNIDYIQFNRTKKGWTHLTVLFHNGNTIVLENDIIVVTITGFKSKQFVFKSKNETYWKMHKYNFMWSNEVTTRATTFTVPAPGKACVMLYVTLCKNCILIIPEFNRRYKSDDSLETIFNFWQVDKLEIKIKRKMKITLIKETIDGTTSGEWGIDIRECPVIIDNRLIYKKSISEVNQNNYTCQVLNDRLTEENFLSTNTDSFHCDPGKLGEICEVKCENILGRKHKFCEKHRICHGTKCRCAWGSTLSDANKIHCSKKCEEGKWGLDCINDCKSECTTCSSENGKCSVSTIVRGILPKVVVFLVILMILVISYLLFKKRFQLHENRQNYVHQNHEETPIITNN